One Triplophysa dalaica isolate WHDGS20190420 chromosome 1, ASM1584641v1, whole genome shotgun sequence DNA segment encodes these proteins:
- the zgc:162592 gene encoding adenosine receptor A2b, with the protein MADANISIQSINETETDLQRTLEDNRPVKIAIISVLGVMITLSNIAVVMVITSAVSGWSRNSRYFLLSLTGADSAFGLLIMPLNLCVSFMKEYNEGPDPFCHVVAFFNATIYSTCMYTLATISLERYVAVFYPLKYSTLLTRKRALLLISFAWIFPPVLLVPISVPAGIIEVSFSRASLVCNPMYSSNVSYSLTLTCFIFFPCSAIMTFCNLRLWIAAKRQRLKLRKHRWGGGYRPKVALRVLVPVMTVYFTCWTPCMVIMLYNAISGSGVPEWIEFIAVWLPTSNGFLNCIFYFWINHSFRKKFHVLLQRLCLGLCPGADTDSGCVNSAESSVAPGWSSNYSLHERFSSVSSNCTLLTLMTTETIIREPEPA; encoded by the exons ATGGCAGACGCTAACATCTCCATCCAAAGCATTAATGAAACGGAGACGGATCTACAGAGGACACTAGAGGATAACAGGCCCGTTAAAATCGCAATAATATCAGTTTTGGGGGTGATGATAACTTTGAGCAACATCGCGGTGGTGATGGTCATAACTTCGGCTGTATCGGGATGGTCGAGAAACTCCCGATATTTCCTTTTGTCGTTAACCGGAGCCGATTCCGCATTCGGGCTGCTTATCATGCCCCTGAATCTTTGCGTGAGTTTCATGAAGGAATACAACGAGGGCCCGGACCCTTTCTGTCACGTCGTGGCGTTTTTCAACGCGACCATCTATTCCACCTGCATGTATACGCTCGCGACCATCAGTCTGGAGAGATACGTCGCCGTATTTTACCCTCTGAAGTACTCCACGCTGCTTACGCGGAAAAGAGCGCTGCTTTTGATCTCGTTTGCATGGATATTCCCACCCGTCCTCCTCGTGCCCATCTCCGTTCCCGCTGGGATCATTGAAGTTTCCTTCTCTAGAGCGTCGCTCGTGTGCAACCCCATGTACTCCAGCAACGTCTCGTACTCTCTCACTTTGACGTGCTTCATCTTCTTCCCGTGCTCGGCCATCATGACCTTCTGTAACCTCAGACTCTGGATAGCCGCTAAGAGACAGAGGTTAAAGCTGAGGAAACACCGCTGGGGTGGAGGATACAGACCTAAAGTCGCCTTACGTGTGCTCGTGCCAGTCATGACTGTTTACTTCACCTGCTGGACCCCATGTATGGTCATCATGCTGTACAATG CCATTTCAGGCAGTGGCGTCCCAGAGTGGATAGAGTTTATCGCTGTGTGGCTGCCGACCTCCAATGGCTTCCTCAATTGTATCTTCTACTTCTGGATCAACCATAGCTTTAGAAAGAAATTTCATGTGCTCCTTCAGAGACTTTGTCTAGGACTTTGTCCAGGCGCTGACACAGATTCTGGTTGCGTCAACTCGGCAGAGTCTTCTGTGGCTCCTGGATGGAGCAGCAACTACTCTCTTCATGAGCGTTTTTCTAGCGTGTCGTCCAACTGCACTCTGCTCACGCTCATGACCACTGAGACCATCATCCGTGAGCCGGAACCTGCTTGA
- the LOC130430034 gene encoding cytochrome b5 — protein sequence MSKETDTKVDNSSTPDESNVQYYTRQEIQDHNVSGDAWLIIHEKVYDVTTFMEEHPGGEEVLLEQAGTDATESFEDVGHSTDAREMLQQYFVGELHMDDRKKESKKEVYVTTSDESRSWTAMFIPAIAVVLMGVMYRYYMMENKSS from the exons ATGAGCAAAGAAACTGACACGAAGGTAGATAACAGCAGCACACCGGATGAGAGCAATGTGCAATATTACACACGACAAGAGATTCAAGACCATAATGTGAGCGGAGACGCATGGCTCATTATCCACGAAAAAGTTTACGATGTCACAACTTTCATGGAGGAG CATCCCGGAGGTGAAGAAGTTTTGCTGGAGCAAGCAGGTACAGATGCAACTGAAAGTTTTGAGGATGTGGGTCATTCCACAGATGCCAGAGAGATGCTCCAGCAATATTTCGTTGGGGAGCTCCATATG GACGATCGAAAGAAAGAatcaaaaaag GAAGTTTACGTTACAACTTCAGATGAGTCCAG GTCGTGGACAGCCATGTTCATTCCTGCCATAGCTGTTGTACTTATGGGTGTCATGTATCGATACTACATGATGGAGAACAAATCATCCTGA